A section of the Virgibacillus sp. NKC19-3 genome encodes:
- the hpt gene encoding hypoxanthine phosphoribosyltransferase, which yields MHNDIKQVLISEEEIADKCRELGQALTEEYDGRFPLAVGVLKGALPFMSDVLRQMETYLEMDFMDVSSYGGGTRSSGEVKIVKDLDAKVEGRDLLIIEDIIDSGLTLKYLVDLFKYRKAQSIKIVTLLDKPAGRSAAIKADLVGFEVPNEFVVGYGLDYDERYRNLPYIGILKPEIYSWHNDEDN from the coding sequence ATGCATAATGATATTAAACAAGTATTAATATCAGAGGAAGAAATAGCGGATAAATGCAGAGAGCTTGGTCAAGCGCTCACAGAAGAATATGATGGAAGATTTCCATTGGCCGTTGGTGTATTAAAAGGCGCCTTGCCATTTATGTCTGATGTACTTCGCCAAATGGAAACATATTTGGAAATGGACTTTATGGATGTGTCAAGCTATGGAGGTGGCACGCGTTCTTCAGGTGAAGTAAAAATAGTGAAGGATCTGGATGCAAAGGTAGAGGGACGTGATTTATTAATCATCGAGGATATTATTGACAGTGGCCTGACCTTAAAATACCTCGTCGATTTATTTAAGTACCGTAAAGCGCAATCGATTAAAATCGTTACATTGCTTGATAAACCTGCCGGAAGGTCAGCAGCTATTAAAGCAGATCTTGTCGGGTTTGAAGTTCCGAATGAATTCGTTGTAGGCTATGGTTTGGACTATGATGAAAGATATCGTAATCTGCCGTATATCGGTATACTAAAACCTGAAATTTATTCGTGGCATAATGATGAAGACAATTAG
- the mazG gene encoding nucleoside triphosphate pyrophosphohydrolase: MSKIEIIGLGASDIDQLPLGIYKKLTHTQEVVYTRTIDHPVIRALKQEGVRFEAFDDVYEKEDRFEAVYQSIVDTLIEKARDTSIMYTLPGHPMLAEKTVQLLFEQTEVEVAIVGGQSYLDDLFTALKMDPIDGFQFIDGTAFERSQLDYQHHIIFCQVYDRFIASEVKLTLLEDLPADYLITIVEAAGSAHEMIRTVPLEELDRAMEVSNLTTVYVPPAPDALLNHTFTRLRETIATLRSPSGCPWDKAQTHESLRQYAIEEVYELIDAIDNQDEENIIEELGDILLQVMLHSQIGEDDGYFNVDDVIGSVTNKMVYRHPHVFDDIAIDSVDDVYRNWDQLKQAEKGKQRKSVLDGIPKHLPSLSKAFKLQKKAAKVGFQWDNVRDIWDKLDEELTEVREAIQAEDSAEIEKEFGDVLFVLANLTRYYKINPEIALNQTNQKFLSRFSYMEEQLSTQGKDMESTTLGEMDVLWDQAKERE, from the coding sequence ATGAGTAAAATAGAAATTATTGGGTTAGGTGCTAGTGATATCGATCAGCTGCCTCTAGGCATTTATAAAAAATTGACACATACGCAAGAGGTTGTCTATACAAGGACCATCGATCACCCGGTTATTCGCGCATTAAAGCAAGAGGGAGTTCGCTTTGAGGCATTTGATGATGTTTATGAGAAAGAAGATCGGTTTGAAGCTGTGTATCAAAGTATCGTGGATACGTTAATCGAAAAGGCGAGGGACACGTCTATTATGTACACGCTTCCCGGCCATCCGATGCTTGCGGAGAAAACGGTGCAGCTGTTATTCGAGCAAACTGAAGTAGAAGTAGCGATCGTTGGTGGACAGAGTTATTTGGATGATTTATTCACAGCTTTGAAAATGGATCCAATTGATGGATTCCAATTTATAGATGGTACGGCTTTTGAACGGAGTCAGCTTGATTATCAGCATCACATCATATTTTGCCAGGTATATGATCGATTTATTGCTTCAGAGGTCAAGCTTACGCTGTTGGAAGATTTACCGGCAGATTATTTGATTACGATAGTGGAAGCGGCTGGAAGCGCGCACGAGATGATCCGTACAGTTCCCTTAGAAGAACTGGATCGCGCGATGGAAGTTAGTAATTTGACAACTGTTTATGTTCCGCCAGCTCCTGATGCGCTGCTGAATCATACATTCACAAGGTTAAGAGAGACCATCGCAACATTACGAAGTCCAAGTGGCTGTCCGTGGGATAAAGCACAGACACATGAATCCCTAAGACAGTACGCGATCGAAGAAGTATATGAATTAATAGATGCGATTGATAATCAGGATGAGGAGAACATCATCGAAGAGCTCGGGGATATCCTCTTACAGGTCATGCTTCACAGCCAGATTGGGGAAGACGATGGTTACTTCAATGTGGATGATGTGATTGGCTCGGTAACGAACAAGATGGTTTACCGTCATCCACATGTTTTTGATGATATAGCGATCGATTCCGTTGATGATGTGTATAGAAACTGGGACCAATTAAAACAAGCGGAAAAGGGAAAGCAGCGCAAGTCCGTCCTCGATGGCATTCCGAAGCATCTTCCATCACTATCAAAAGCGTTTAAACTGCAGAAAAAAGCAGCTAAAGTCGGATTCCAATGGGATAACGTGCGTGATATATGGGATAAGCTGGATGAGGAGCTAACAGAAGTCCGGGAGGCTATCCAAGCAGAGGATAGTGCAGAGATAGAGAAAGAATTCGGAGATGTCCTATTTGTACTTGCGAATCTAACAAGGTATTATAAAATAAATCCGGAAATAGCATTAAATCAAACCAATCAGAAGTTTCTTTCTCGTTTTTCCTATATGGAAGAGCAATTAAGTACACAAGGAAAAGATATGGAGAGCACTACTTTGGGAGAAATGGACGTATTGTGGGACCAGGCAAAAGAAAGGGAGTGA
- the yabQ gene encoding spore cortex biosynthesis protein YabQ translates to MQFATMIAMVLGGFYLGIIQETFRRFTPYWKEKVIFSYVMEVSFWLTQTVILFYVLFRVNGGEIRVYIFAACLLGFAMYQVFAAGIYKRILERIIRIVAAIYRFFANVVQALILTPITWMVKLIIGIVLWIAGLFASILLFLLKLVYVPIKWILQKIYRLLPEKIQKFLYKLAGIYSIIKNIYNKCRKYMTFKRR, encoded by the coding sequence GTGCAATTTGCAACAATGATCGCCATGGTTTTAGGCGGATTCTATTTAGGTATCATACAGGAAACGTTTCGACGCTTTACCCCATATTGGAAAGAGAAAGTCATTTTTTCTTATGTTATGGAAGTTAGTTTTTGGCTTACCCAGACCGTAATTTTATTTTATGTTCTTTTTCGTGTAAATGGCGGTGAAATAAGAGTCTATATATTTGCGGCCTGTCTACTCGGTTTTGCCATGTACCAGGTATTTGCTGCTGGAATATATAAACGAATACTAGAGAGAATTATCCGTATTGTAGCAGCGATATACCGATTCTTCGCTAATGTGGTACAAGCACTTATCCTTACTCCTATTACCTGGATGGTGAAGCTGATCATAGGGATTGTTTTATGGATAGCAGGGCTGTTTGCATCTATTCTTCTTTTCCTTCTGAAGCTTGTCTATGTTCCAATAAAATGGATACTGCAGAAGATATATAGGTTGCTTCCGGAAAAAATACAAAAATTTTTATACAAACTAGCAGGAATTTATAGTATAATAAAGAATATATATAATAAATGCCGGAAATATATGACGTTTAAGAGGAGGTAG
- a CDS encoding FtsB family cell division protein: MSKREKTVTRLNSQYMQQYDAHMERQKRKKQRLIRRLVLFSIIAAIVIGSMTVYHIQQRAIHAEKVEEYEQLEEEYASLKDKEKSYKEEIELLQDEEYVLDVARTNYFFSKEGELIFNLPEDEPSY, encoded by the coding sequence TTGTCTAAAAGGGAAAAAACAGTAACAAGGTTAAATTCACAATACATGCAGCAATACGATGCACATATGGAAAGACAGAAACGAAAGAAGCAACGTTTAATTCGCCGTCTTGTGCTATTTTCCATTATAGCAGCGATTGTTATTGGGAGTATGACCGTCTATCATATTCAGCAGCGTGCCATTCATGCAGAAAAGGTTGAAGAGTATGAGCAACTGGAAGAGGAATATGCTTCCTTAAAGGACAAGGAAAAGAGCTATAAGGAAGAGATCGAATTATTGCAAGATGAGGAATATGTATTGGATGTAGCTCGAACGAACTATTTCTTTTCCAAAGAAGGAGAATTAATCTTTAATCTGCCTGAGGATGAGCCCTCTTATTGA
- the spoIIE gene encoding stage II sporulation protein E, translating to MMDSIPRLKPKTLGNERDNQKMDRFSKKLYAKASTILLDKGWLYFIVGFLLGRAVILSVVSPFAVAFLATMWFVHKEKAAKSMLAVFAGAFSYSMTHSIFIALAMILFIFLAGLFKNVKNQQLAVPLFVFISTAVPRVFLYSINGQLSSYEWMLLAVEGVLGTVLVLIFMQSIPLLSPKRFKPTLKNEEIVCMIILIASILTGTIGWEIYGASVEQVFSRYFVLLLAFVGGAAIGSTVGVVAGLILSLANVANLYQMSLLAFSGLLGGLLKEGKKPGVAVGLLVGTFLIGIYGSATTLAPSIMESLIAIILFILTPASWIRSLSRYIPGTEAYTTEQEQYLQKVRNVTAKRVEQFSDVFGALSKSFAPSDAQVSDDHEIEKWETDYFLSQVTEKTCQNCFLKDRCWQRQFDKTYHLMEEMKDDISDGNEPNRKLAREFENYCVKPKKVAEAMKEELSFFEANRKLKEQVTESKQLVADQLQGVSDVMEDFAKEILKERQHHEEQEMQIIHGLKHMGIDLEKLDIYNLEKGNIDIEMTVSFYNYHGEGPKLIAPVLSDILQEMIVVKQEDISPFPNGYCYLAFGSAKEFVIETGAANAAKGGGLISGDSYTTIELGAGKYAMAISDGMGNGKRAKEESVETLRLLQQILQTGIPEKVAIKSINSILALRTTDEMFATLDLAVIDLHNAYVRFLKIGSTPSFVKRGEKMLKVEASNLPMGIIQEFDVDIVSEQLRSDDLLIMMSDGIFEGPKHVENTDLWVKRKIREMKTDDPQEIADLLLEEVIRTRSGEIGDDMTVLVAKVMKNTPEWAAVPVYQGKAQ from the coding sequence ATGATGGATTCAATTCCAAGGTTAAAACCTAAAACACTTGGGAACGAGAGGGATAACCAAAAAATGGACAGGTTTTCCAAGAAATTATATGCAAAAGCTAGCACCATACTACTTGATAAAGGGTGGCTCTACTTTATTGTAGGTTTTTTACTGGGACGGGCTGTCATTCTATCTGTTGTTTCTCCTTTTGCGGTAGCATTTTTGGCAACGATGTGGTTTGTACATAAGGAGAAAGCTGCAAAATCAATGCTTGCTGTCTTTGCTGGCGCATTCAGCTACTCCATGACACATAGCATTTTTATAGCTTTAGCCATGATTTTATTTATTTTTCTGGCGGGCTTGTTTAAAAATGTGAAAAATCAGCAGTTAGCTGTTCCGCTATTTGTTTTTATATCAACGGCGGTACCACGAGTATTTCTCTATTCGATAAATGGACAGTTGTCCTCCTATGAATGGATGCTACTTGCTGTTGAGGGCGTGTTGGGAACTGTCCTCGTATTAATCTTTATGCAAAGTATTCCATTATTATCACCAAAAAGATTTAAACCCACATTAAAAAACGAAGAAATCGTCTGTATGATTATTTTAATTGCTTCGATTTTGACTGGTACCATCGGTTGGGAGATCTATGGTGCTTCTGTTGAGCAGGTTTTCTCGCGTTATTTTGTATTATTGCTTGCCTTTGTTGGCGGTGCTGCTATTGGTTCAACGGTCGGGGTTGTGGCGGGGTTGATTTTATCCCTGGCTAATGTTGCGAATCTATATCAGATGAGCCTGCTTGCCTTTTCCGGATTATTGGGGGGATTGTTGAAAGAAGGGAAAAAACCAGGGGTCGCTGTCGGTTTATTAGTAGGAACCTTTCTGATTGGTATTTATGGAAGCGCTACGACATTAGCTCCTTCCATTATGGAATCATTGATTGCGATTATTCTCTTTATCCTGACGCCCGCAAGCTGGATTAGAAGCCTTTCGCGCTACATTCCCGGCACGGAAGCATATACAACGGAACAAGAACAATACTTGCAAAAAGTGCGTAATGTTACGGCTAAACGTGTGGAACAATTTTCAGATGTGTTTGGCGCCTTGTCTAAAAGCTTTGCACCGTCTGACGCGCAGGTCTCAGATGATCATGAAATAGAAAAATGGGAAACAGATTATTTTCTAAGTCAGGTTACGGAGAAAACATGTCAGAACTGTTTCCTGAAAGATCGTTGCTGGCAGCGACAATTTGATAAAACCTATCATTTAATGGAGGAAATGAAGGATGATATTTCAGATGGGAATGAACCGAATCGTAAATTGGCGCGTGAATTTGAGAATTACTGTGTCAAACCGAAAAAAGTAGCGGAAGCCATGAAAGAGGAACTCTCTTTCTTTGAAGCAAATCGAAAGTTAAAGGAACAAGTAACAGAAAGTAAACAATTAGTAGCAGATCAGCTGCAAGGTGTTTCCGATGTCATGGAGGATTTTGCAAAAGAAATCTTAAAGGAACGGCAACATCACGAGGAACAGGAAATGCAAATCATTCATGGATTGAAGCATATGGGCATTGATCTTGAAAAGCTAGATATTTATAACTTGGAAAAAGGGAATATCGATATTGAAATGACGGTATCATTTTATAATTACCACGGGGAAGGGCCTAAATTAATTGCCCCCGTGCTCTCTGATATTCTGCAGGAAATGATTGTTGTGAAACAGGAGGACATTTCTCCATTTCCAAATGGCTATTGTTACCTTGCCTTTGGTTCTGCCAAAGAGTTTGTTATAGAAACCGGTGCGGCAAATGCAGCAAAAGGTGGTGGATTGATTTCAGGTGATAGTTATACAACGATTGAGCTGGGTGCCGGAAAATATGCCATGGCGATCAGTGATGGGATGGGAAATGGGAAAAGAGCAAAGGAAGAAAGTGTAGAAACACTTCGGCTCTTGCAGCAAATACTGCAAACAGGAATTCCGGAGAAAGTAGCCATTAAATCGATCAATTCCATACTGGCACTGCGAACAACAGATGAAATGTTCGCTACCTTGGATCTTGCGGTTATTGATTTGCATAATGCTTACGTCAGGTTCCTTAAAATTGGTTCGACACCAAGCTTTGTGAAACGAGGGGAGAAAATGCTGAAAGTCGAGGCGAGTAATCTTCCCATGGGAATTATCCAGGAATTTGATGTCGATATCGTAAGCGAGCAATTACGTTCCGATGATTTGCTCATCATGATGAGTGATGGTATTTTTGAGGGTCCAAAACATGTGGAAAATACGGATCTATGGGTGAAACGGAAAATACGTGAGATGAAGACCGACGATCCCCAGGAAATCGCCGATTTATTATTAGAAGAGGTGATTCGGACGAGATCCGGTGAGATCGGAGATGATATGACCGTGCTTGTTGCAAAAGTGATGAAAAACACACCGGAATGGGCAGCGGTTCCGGTCTATCAGGGCAAGGCCCAATAA
- the yabP gene encoding sporulation protein YabP, with product MNNYYDKSENTTRVQNDHYVKLNNRKELEITGVKEVDSFDNEEFLLETVMGYLIIRGQNLQLQNLDVGDGVVSIKGKIYELSYVDEQQQEKAKGFFSKLFR from the coding sequence ATGAACAATTATTATGATAAAAGTGAAAACACAACACGTGTGCAAAATGATCATTATGTCAAATTGAATAATCGCAAGGAACTGGAGATTACTGGTGTTAAGGAAGTGGATAGCTTCGATAATGAGGAATTTTTGCTAGAAACGGTGATGGGCTATTTAATTATCCGTGGGCAAAACTTGCAATTGCAAAATCTGGATGTCGGGGATGGCGTTGTTTCCATTAAAGGTAAAATCTATGAGCTATCTTATGTGGATGAGCAGCAACAGGAGAAAGCTAAAGGGTTCTTTAGCAAACTATTCAGATGA
- a CDS encoding cbb3-type cytochrome c oxidase subunit I — translation MGAKWIKISVIYFILGIAMGLFMSATLQLNWAAAHAHVNLIGWASTAIIGLVYTAYPRAGSSTLGKWQFWLYNLGLPILLISMILVQIQGLLEFAHILTFIGGFALALGIILFIINVFTHVHESNSYNYR, via the coding sequence ATGGGAGCAAAGTGGATTAAAATTTCTGTTATTTATTTTATTTTAGGTATTGCGATGGGATTATTTATGTCCGCAACCCTACAGTTGAATTGGGCAGCGGCACATGCACATGTCAATCTTATCGGATGGGCATCGACAGCCATTATTGGGCTTGTGTATACAGCTTATCCAAGAGCAGGAAGCAGCACTTTAGGGAAATGGCAATTTTGGCTATATAATCTCGGTTTGCCTATTTTACTTATCAGTATGATTCTAGTACAAATTCAAGGGCTTTTGGAGTTCGCTCATATCCTTACTTTCATTGGCGGATTTGCTTTGGCGCTTGGTATCATTCTCTTTATCATTAATGTCTTTACGCATGTGCATGAATCCAATAGTTACAATTATCGGTAA
- the tilS gene encoding tRNA lysidine(34) synthetase TilS: MKSNVTAFISKHQLLTTGATVLVGVSGGPDSMALLHFLRSIQKEWELRLIAISIDHKLRDMESKSDLDYVRDSCDKWDIPFVGMSLDVPAYKQDKRMGTQIAAREMRYRFFAAQMEKYGADYLALGHHGDDQVETMVMGLVRSANSSDFSGIPVKRDFATGSIIRPLLGVTKEEINAYLEAYEIIPRVDPTNNETVYTRNFFRKKAIPLLKEKNSNIHTTVQHLSETLGEDEQFLRREAKKAFKEIVELDVGGRQASFEIDVFQAQHSALQRRIFHLILNYLYDRLPKDLSYVHEEQFFALLQSDKGNVPIDFPAHLKLEKVYGKLMFYFLTQEKLHHPSYHKILEVPGRIDFPDGSTVSALYNNTYEEDHQYSYFCNIEEIALPLHIRTRSAGDRMRWSGLEGSKKVKDIFIDAKIPKKDRAAWPILTDNNGEILWLIGLKKGQPEQKKSNTSYIQIIYEKGDM, translated from the coding sequence ATGAAATCAAACGTTACAGCATTTATAAGCAAACATCAATTACTGACTACTGGCGCAACGGTATTGGTTGGTGTCTCTGGTGGACCGGATTCGATGGCTTTACTTCATTTTCTTCGTTCGATACAGAAGGAATGGGAACTACGGCTGATCGCAATTTCCATTGATCATAAGCTTAGAGATATGGAATCTAAGAGCGATTTGGACTATGTACGTGATAGTTGCGATAAGTGGGATATACCATTTGTTGGAATGTCCTTAGACGTACCAGCATATAAGCAGGATAAACGGATGGGAACCCAAATTGCAGCACGTGAGATGCGCTATCGTTTTTTTGCAGCGCAAATGGAGAAATATGGCGCAGATTATTTAGCGCTTGGTCACCATGGTGATGATCAAGTTGAAACGATGGTTATGGGACTCGTTCGTTCCGCTAATTCCAGTGACTTTTCAGGGATTCCGGTGAAACGGGATTTTGCGACAGGGAGCATTATTCGGCCGTTGTTAGGAGTTACCAAGGAGGAAATCAATGCTTACCTAGAAGCGTATGAGATCATTCCAAGAGTGGATCCGACAAATAATGAAACTGTCTATACGCGAAATTTTTTCCGAAAAAAGGCCATTCCACTACTAAAAGAGAAAAATAGTAATATACATACAACAGTACAGCATTTGAGTGAAACATTGGGGGAGGATGAACAGTTTTTACGAAGGGAGGCAAAGAAGGCCTTCAAAGAGATCGTAGAATTAGATGTAGGAGGTAGGCAAGCTTCGTTTGAAATCGATGTATTTCAAGCACAACACTCTGCTTTACAAAGACGAATATTTCATCTAATATTGAACTATCTGTATGATAGATTACCGAAGGATTTATCCTACGTTCATGAGGAGCAATTTTTCGCGTTATTACAAAGTGATAAAGGCAATGTCCCAATCGATTTTCCTGCCCACTTAAAATTGGAGAAAGTTTACGGGAAGTTAATGTTTTACTTCTTAACGCAAGAGAAACTCCATCACCCTTCTTATCATAAAATACTGGAAGTACCAGGTCGTATTGATTTTCCCGATGGCTCAACGGTTTCTGCTCTTTATAATAATACGTATGAGGAAGATCATCAGTATTCCTATTTTTGTAATATAGAGGAAATTGCCTTGCCATTACATATTCGAACACGCTCGGCTGGTGATAGGATGCGCTGGAGCGGGCTTGAGGGCAGTAAGAAGGTAAAAGATATTTTTATTGACGCTAAAATACCCAAAAAAGATCGTGCAGCTTGGCCAATTTTAACCGATAATAATGGAGAAATCCTATGGTTAATAGGGTTAAAAAAAGGACAACCTGAACAGAAGAAAAGTAACACCTCATATATTCAGATAATCTATGAAAAAGGTGACATGTAG
- a CDS encoding VWA domain-containing protein has translation MKKGTLKQILLITDGCSNRGEDPSATAALANQQGVTVNVIGILDDDQTEQPEGLQEIEDIALSGGGVSQLVYKQALSQTVQMVTKQAMTQTLQGFVNKELKQILGSEQTLEDMEPEKRGEIMEVVEDMGETSDLEVLVLIDTSASMHDKLPTVKEALIDLSISLNARIGRNRFCIFSFPGRRKSIQKVFDWSPELDAVSTVFPKLTSGGITPTGPAIREAMYQFGKKSLLRSFKDEDEPGVEEAGY, from the coding sequence ATGAAGAAAGGTACGCTAAAGCAAATCTTGCTGATAACGGATGGCTGCTCCAATCGCGGTGAGGATCCTTCAGCAACGGCTGCGCTTGCCAATCAGCAAGGTGTGACAGTAAATGTAATCGGAATTTTGGATGATGATCAGACGGAGCAACCAGAGGGACTGCAAGAGATAGAGGATATTGCACTTTCTGGCGGTGGTGTAAGTCAGTTGGTTTATAAACAGGCATTATCACAAACGGTTCAAATGGTGACAAAGCAGGCAATGACACAAACCTTGCAGGGGTTCGTGAATAAAGAATTAAAGCAAATTTTAGGTTCGGAGCAAACGCTTGAAGATATGGAACCCGAAAAACGTGGAGAAATCATGGAAGTAGTCGAAGATATGGGAGAAACCAGTGATTTAGAAGTACTTGTGCTAATCGATACAAGTGCAAGTATGCATGACAAGCTCCCAACAGTGAAAGAGGCCTTGATTGACCTTTCGATAAGCTTGAATGCTCGTATTGGGCGAAATCGCTTTTGTATTTTTAGTTTTCCAGGAAGAAGAAAAAGTATACAGAAAGTGTTTGACTGGTCCCCAGAACTCGATGCTGTGTCAACCGTGTTTCCAAAATTGACGAGTGGCGGGATTACGCCAACAGGACCAGCAATACGTGAAGCAATGTATCAGTTTGGTAAGAAGAGTCTGTTAAGGAGCTTTAAAGATGAAGACGAACCAGGAGTGGAAGAGGCAGGGTACTGA
- a CDS encoding protein kinase domain-containing protein: MKTNQEWKRQGTELRPGMRLIGKWHKKSYTVKRKLGSGAIGSVYLCDFSGQPAALKISDKGTSLTVEVNVLKALAKAQAHLGPSLLDVDDWEAPNGVTYSFYVMEYLQGKTIPSFLNNHGSEWIGVFMLQLLDNLEHLHQSGWVFGDLKLENLLVVHTPPKIRWVDVGGTTQMGRAIKEYTEFYDRGYWGMGTRRAEPGYDLFAFVMVFLNVYYPNRFEKGSQPEKTLFKKLNDAKALAPYHVSLKKALLGKYQSSAEMKREIAHVLYSEQKRSRSTRKADHTPFFIEAGGISVIALTYYLFSLLLP, encoded by the coding sequence ATGAAGACGAACCAGGAGTGGAAGAGGCAGGGTACTGAATTAAGACCGGGAATGAGATTAATTGGAAAATGGCATAAGAAAAGCTACACGGTTAAGCGTAAGCTTGGGTCCGGTGCGATTGGATCGGTATACTTATGCGATTTTAGCGGACAACCTGCTGCGTTAAAAATCAGCGATAAAGGAACATCCCTGACAGTGGAAGTCAATGTATTAAAGGCATTAGCGAAGGCCCAAGCCCACCTTGGGCCTTCGCTGTTGGATGTCGATGATTGGGAAGCGCCAAACGGCGTTACTTATTCCTTCTATGTCATGGAGTATTTACAAGGGAAAACAATACCTTCCTTTCTTAACAATCATGGAAGTGAATGGATTGGCGTATTTATGCTTCAGCTTCTCGACAATTTGGAGCATCTGCATCAGTCGGGGTGGGTTTTCGGTGATCTAAAATTAGAAAATCTTCTTGTTGTGCACACGCCGCCCAAAATAAGATGGGTCGATGTTGGAGGTACCACCCAAATGGGACGGGCAATTAAAGAATATACCGAGTTTTATGACCGAGGATATTGGGGAATGGGTACAAGAAGAGCGGAACCAGGCTATGATTTATTTGCGTTTGTTATGGTGTTTTTAAACGTGTATTATCCGAATCGATTCGAAAAGGGTTCGCAACCAGAAAAGACATTATTTAAAAAGTTAAACGATGCAAAGGCACTGGCTCCATACCACGTATCACTTAAAAAGGCTTTGCTTGGTAAGTACCAATCCAGTGCCGAGATGAAACGTGAGATAGCCCATGTTTTGTACAGTGAGCAAAAACGGAGTCGCTCAACTAGAAAGGCTGATCACACACCCTTTTTCATAGAAGCGGGAGGTATTTCAGTTATTGCGTTGACGTATTATCTTTTCTCTCTACTTTTGCCATAA
- a CDS encoding S1 domain-containing RNA-binding protein has protein sequence MSIEVGSKLQGKVTGITNFGAFVELEEGKTGLVHISEVADSYVKDINEHLSVGDEVTVKVINVEKDGKIGLSIKKAKDKPKRPQNNRAQTENFESKMNRFLKDSEDRLASLKKHTESKRGGRGAKRG, from the coding sequence ATGTCAATCGAAGTAGGCAGCAAGCTGCAGGGAAAGGTAACGGGTATCACTAACTTTGGGGCGTTTGTTGAGCTTGAGGAAGGTAAAACCGGCCTTGTCCATATTAGTGAGGTTGCCGACAGCTATGTTAAAGACATTAATGAACACCTTAGCGTCGGTGATGAAGTAACAGTAAAAGTAATTAATGTCGAGAAGGACGGGAAGATTGGTCTATCGATTAAAAAAGCCAAAGATAAGCCAAAACGCCCACAAAATAACCGAGCGCAAACGGAAAATTTTGAGTCTAAAATGAACCGTTTCCTCAAAGATTCTGAAGACCGTTTAGCCTCTTTGAAGAAGCACACGGAATCCAAACGCGGGGGTCGAGGTGCTAAAAGAGGATAG
- a CDS encoding RNA-binding S4 domain-containing protein translates to MRLDKFLKISRLIKRRTLAKEVADQGRITINGNKAKSSSTVAAGDELVIKFGQKLVTLQVNDLRENVKKDEAETLYKVIKEEKNE, encoded by the coding sequence ATGAGGTTAGATAAATTTTTGAAAATATCCCGATTAATTAAGCGTCGGACCCTAGCGAAGGAAGTTGCCGATCAAGGGCGGATTACGATAAACGGCAACAAGGCTAAATCTTCCTCCACGGTTGCAGCTGGCGATGAACTGGTGATCAAATTCGGGCAAAAGCTTGTTACACTTCAGGTTAATGATTTACGAGAAAATGTGAAAAAAGACGAAGCAGAAACTCTATATAAAGTCATCAAAGAAGAGAAAAATGAATAG